The following coding sequences lie in one Cucurbita pepo subsp. pepo cultivar mu-cu-16 chromosome LG13, ASM280686v2, whole genome shotgun sequence genomic window:
- the LOC111809262 gene encoding alpha-soluble NSF attachment protein 2-like, with product MADQLAKGEEFEKKAEKKLNGWGLFGSKYEDAADLFDKAANSYKLAKSWDKAGSTYIKLASCYLKVESKHEAAQAYTDAANAYKKTSIKEAISCMEQAVNLFCDIGRLSMAARYLKEIAELYESDQNIELAIGYFEKAADFFQNEEVTTSANQCKQKVAQFAAQLEQYEKAIKIYEEIARHSLKSNLLKYGVKGHLLNAGLCQLCKGDIVAITKALEEYQDLDPTFSGTRECRLLADIASAIDEEDVTKFTDVVKEFDSMTPLDPWKTTLLLRVKEKLKAKEMEEDDLT from the exons ATGGCCGATCAGCTTGCTAAGGGAGAGGAATTCGAGAAGAAAGCGGAGAAGAAGCTTAATGGTTGGGGATTATTCGGTTCCAAGTACGAAGATGCCGCTGATCTCTTCGATAAGGCTGCTAACTCTTACAAGCTTGCTAAATCAT GGGATAAAGCTGGGTCAACATACATAAAATTAGCAAGTTGCTATTTGAAG gtgGAAAGTAAGCATGAAGCTGCTCAAGCTTATACGGATGCTGCCAATGCCTATAAGAAGACATCTATAAAGG AGGCCATTTCATGCATGGAGCAGGCAGTAAATCTGTTTTGTGATATTGGAAGGCTCAGTATGGCTGCAAGATATTTGAAG GAAATTGCTGAACTATATGAATCAGACCAGAACATTGAACTTGCTATTGGTTACTTTGAGAAAGCTGCTGACTTTTTCCAAAACGAGGAAGTAACAACATCTGCGAACCAGTGCAAGCAGAAAGTGGCGCAGTTTGCTGCTCAATTAGAACA ATACGAAAAggcaattaaaatatatgaagagaTTGCTCGACATTCACTCAAAAGTAACTTGCTAAAATATGGAGTGAAAGGACATCTTCTGAATGCTGGCTTATGTCAACTCTGCAAAGGCGATATTGTAGCCATCACTAAAGCATTGGAGGAATATCAG GATTTAGATCCAACTTTTTCTGGCACACGCGAATGTAGACTTTTAGCT GATATTGCTAGTGcaattgatgaagaagatgttACGAAGTTTACTGACGTGGTTAAGGAGTTCGATAGCATGACCCCACTG GACCCATGGAAGACAACTCTGCTGTTGAGAGTGAAGGAAAAGCTGAAAGCCAAGGAGATGGAGGAGGATGACCTTACCTAA
- the LOC111808929 gene encoding wound-induced protein 1-like — MRLLTGASSDGQSFQFVPQSITSFGPTVLVEGCDPSRSISWIHAWTVTNGIITQVREYFNSSLTVTRLGDPTDSPSSSASSLYHCPSIWESSLSNQVGKSVPGLVLAI, encoded by the coding sequence ATGCGCCTTCTCACTGGAGCCTCATCCGACGGCCAATCCTTTCAGTTCGTTCCTCAATCAATCACATCCTTCGGCCCTACCGTCCTCGTCGAAGGCTGCGATCCTAGCCGTTCCATCTCCTGGATCCACGCTTGGACCGTCACGAATGGGATAATCACACAGGTTCGCGAGTATTTCAATTCCTCCCTCACTGTTACTCGTCTCGGAGATCCAACCGACTCACCGTCGTCCTCTGCCTCTTCGTTGTACCATTGCCCTTCCATTTGGGAAAGTAGTCTGTCCAATCAGGTCGGGAAATCGGTGCCTGGCCTCGTCTTGGCCATTTAA
- the LOC111809161 gene encoding laccase-12-like, translating into MAAGPSLTPNWLAVLLLFASAALSLAHPQTHRHQFVIQATPVKRLCKTHNAITVNGQFPGPTLEVNNGDTLIVNVINKAKYNVTIHWHGIRQLRTGWADGPEFVTQCPIRPGGSYTYRFTVQGQEGTLWWHAHSSWLRATVYGALIIRPRRGDSFPFPKPNREAILLMGEWWDANPIDVVRQATRTGAAPNVSDAYTFNGQPGDFYNCSSKDTVVVNIDSGETNLLRVVNSALNQALFFTVANHKLTVVGADASYTKPFTTSVLMLGPGQTTDVLISGNQVPNRYYIAARAYQSAQNAPFGNTTTTAILSYKSAPCAAKKGCASIKPIMPSLPAYNDTATVTAFSKKFRSPRPVPVPTKIDESLFFTIGLGLNNCPRNFKSSQCQGPNGTRFTASMNNVSFVLPSNISILQAFQQRIPGVVTPDFPANPPVKFDYTGNVSQSLFQPVPGTKGYRLKYGSRVQVVLQDTSIVTPENHPIHLHGYDFYIIAEGFGNFNPKTDTKKFNLVDPPLRNTVAVPTNGWAVIRFVADNPGAWIMHCHFDVHITWGLAMVFLVDNGVGQLQSIEAPPPDLPIC; encoded by the exons ATGGCGGCTGGACCATCGCTCACTCCCAATTGGCTTGCCGTTTTGCTTCTGTTTGCTTCGGCGGCCTTGTCCTTGGCCCACCCACAAACACATCGCCATCAATTTGTt ATTCAAGCCACGCCAGTGAAGAGGCTGTGCAAAACCCACAATGCCATTACCGTGAACGGGCAGTTCCCGGGGCCGACATTGGAGGTCAATAATGGCGATACTCTCATCGTCAATGTCATCAACAAGGCCAAATACAACGTCACAATTCACTG GCATGGGATTAGGCAGCTTAGAACTGGGTGGGCGGATGGACCTGAATTCGTGACTCAGTGCCCAATCCGACCCGGAGGAAGCTATACTTACAG ATTTACGGTACAAGGACAAGAAGGGACTCTATGGTGGCATGCTCATAGCTCATGGCTTCGGGCCACTGTTTATGGCGCCTTGATCATCCGCCCTAGACGTGGAGATTCCTTCCCTTTCCCCAAACCGAACCGCGAAGCAATACTTCTAATGG GCGAATGGTGGGATGCAAACCCCATTGACGTGGTGCGACAGGCCACAAGAACAGGAGCAGCTCCTAATGTCTCCGATGCTTACACTTTCAATGGTCAACCCGGTGACTTTTACAACTGCTCTAGCAAAG ATACCGTAGTCGTGAATATAGACTCTGGCGAGACCAATCTGCTCAGGGTGGTGAACTCTGCCCTGAACCAGGCGCTATTTTTTACGGTGGCTAACCACAAGCTGACGGTGGTCGGAGCCGACGCCTCGTACACGAAGCCCTTCACCACCTCTGTTCTGATGCTGGGCCCGGGCCAAACCACTGACGTTTTAATCTCCGGCAACCAGGTCCCCAACCGGTACTACATAGCGGCACGTGCGTACCAAAGCGCCCAAAACGCACCATTTGGCAATACCACCACCACGGCCATTCTCAGCTACAAATCTGCCCCTTGCGCCGCCAAGAAAGGGTGCGCGTCGATCAAACCAATCATGCCATCCCTCCCTGCATACAACGACACCGCCACCGTCACTGCCTTCAGCAAGAAATTCCGCAGCCCAAGACCGGTCCCAGTCCCGACCAAAATCGACGAGAGTCTGTTCTTCACCATCGGTTTAGGACTCAACAATTGCCCACGTAATTTCAAATCGAGCCAATGCCAAGGCCCCAACGGTACTCGTTTCACGGCCAGTATGAACAACGTGTCCTTTGTTCTTCCTTCGAATATCTCAATTCTTCAAGCCTTCCAACAGAGGATTCCGGGCGTAGTCACCCCTGATTTTCCAGCTAACCCACCGGTGAAATTCGATTACACCGGTAACGTCAGCCAGTCACTTTTTCAACCGGTTCCCGGTACTAAAGGGTACAGATTGAAATACGGGTCGAGAGTACAAGTTGTGTTGCAAGACACTAGTATCGTAACCCCCGAAAATCACCCGATCCATCTCCATGGCTACGATTTTTACATCATCGCCGAGGGATTCGGAAATTTCAACCCGAAAACCGatactaaaaaattcaacctcgTTGACCCTCCTCTTAGAAACACGGTGGCCGTCCCCACCAATGGCTGGGCCGTCATCCGATTCGTCGCCGACAATCCAGGTGCTTGGATAATGCACTGTCACTTCGACGTGCATATCACGTGGGGACTGGCAATGGTGTTTCTGGTGGATAACGGCGTCGGACAGTTGCAGTCGATAGAAGCTCCCCCGCCGGATCTCCCGATATGCTAA
- the LOC111808032 gene encoding uncharacterized protein LOC111808032, translating into MESSATLRSFHYFSGGSRMQLIEKPSKIYMSNTNKSCIQGLSNFGKPIHVPTNQKRTGLSCTKVPKVTETAKPNDSVLDGSVLKKPAANATFPNGFEALVLEVCDETEIAELKLKVGEFEMHLKRNIGVVRAPLSAISPTIPPPIPSKPMIESAPTASAPPNNLPEKTTPFTNVPLEKSSKIAALEASGSKGYVLVSSPTVGSFRRGRTIKGKQQPPICKENDMIKEGQVIGYVDQFGTELPVKTDVAGEVLKVLFREGEAVGYGDPLIAVLPAFHGIRL; encoded by the exons ATGGAGTCCTCCGCTACGCTTCGATCCTTTCATT ATTTTTCAGGTGGTTCACGTATGCAGTTAATTGAGAAACCAAGTAAAATTTATATGTCTAATACTAATAAGTCGTGCATTCAAGGATTATCAAATTTTGGTAAGCCCATCCATGTTCCAACAAACCAGAAGAGAACAGGTTTATCGTGCACAAAGGTGCCCAAAGTTACTGAAACTGCTAAACCCAATG ACAGCGTACTTGACGGTTCAGTACTGAAGAAGCCTGCAGCTAATGCAACTTTTCCTAATGGATTTGAA GCTTTGGTGTTGGAGGTTTGTGATGAAACAGAGATTGCTGAACTAAAGCTAAAG GTTGGCGAGTTTGAAATGCATTTGAAGCGGAATATTGGAGTGGTAAGAGCTCCTCTGTCTGCCATTTCTCCGACAATACCTCCGCCAATTCCATCAAAACCCATGATTGAGTCAGCTCCTACTGCATCAGCACCTCCAAATAATTTGCCAGAGAAAACAACTCCTTTTACCAATGTTCCCTTAGAGAAGTCGTCAAAGATAGCAGCTTTGGAGGCATCTGGATCAAAAGGATACGTTCTGGTATCTTCTCCTACG GTTGGATCTTTCCGAAGGGGCAGAACAATTAAGGGAAAGCAGCAGCCTCCTATCTGCAAAGAG AATGACATGATAAAAGAAGGACAAGTAATTGGATACGTGGATCAGTTTGGCACTGAACTTCCTGTAAAG ACAGATGTGGCTGGCGAAGTATTGAAGGTTCTCTTCAGGGAAGGAG AAGCTGTTGGCTATGGCGACCCCCTCATTGCTGTCTTGCCAGCGTTCCATGGAATCAGGTTATGA
- the LOC111808113 gene encoding pentatricopeptide repeat-containing protein At3g16610-like: MSLSINFVVAQPVQSIVFPSRTPNGQIRNSSLTTTHSATQKAITTPGIKIPNSVSVDKSNSRLEIQPLVDLLRGCVDARFLKQAKTVHGFLLKSKFSNHDSLVLLNHVADAYSKCSDIDAACRLFDKMSQRNIFSWTVIIAGLAKNGLFHDGFEFFCEMQSQDIFPDQFAYSGVLQICIGLESIELGKMVHAQIVIRGFASHTFVSTALLNMYAKLQKIDDSYEVFNTMTEVNVVSWNAMISGFTSNGLYSDAFDHFLRMKGEGVTPDAQTFISIAKAIGMLRDVNKAKEISRYASELGMDSNTLVGTGLIDMHSKCGSLQEARSIFDSHFTNCRVNGPWNAMISGYLQSEFNEKALELFAKMCLNNVHLDRYTYCSVFNAIAALKCLSLGKKVHARAIKSGLEVNNISISNAVANAYAKCGSLEDLRKVFYSMEERDLVSWTTLVTAYSQCSEWDKAIEIFSNMREEGFAPNQFAFSSVLVSCASLCLLEYGQQVHGVICKVGLDMDKCIQSALIDMYAKCGSLAEAKKVFDKISDADTISWTAIIAGHAQHGMVDDALQLFRRMDQLGVEPNAVTFLCVLFACSHGGLVEEGLQYFKLMKETYGLVPGMEHYSCIVDLLSRVGRLNDAMEFISKMPIEPNEMVWQTLLGACRVHGNVELGELAARKIRSFKAENSATYVLLSNTYIESGSYKDGLSLRNVMKEQGVKKEPGCSWIAVNGTLHKFYAGDQQHPEKDKIYAKLEELRLKVNSSDDVPDLSYEL, encoded by the exons ATGAGTTTATCCATCAATTTTGTGGTCGCCCAACCCGTTCAATCCATTGTCTTTCCTTCACGAACGCCCAATGGCCAG ATAAGGAATTCATCTTTAACAACAACGCATTCTGCTACCCAAAAAGCTATTACAACCCCCGGTATCAAAATTCCCAATTCGGTTTCAGTTGATAAAAGTAATTCCCGTCTTGAAATTCAGCCGCTTGTTGATCTTCTGCGTGGTTGTGTGGATGCAAGGTTTCTGAAACAAGCAAAGACTGTACATGGgtttttgttaaaatcaaaattttcaaaccacGATTCTCTGGTTTTGCTTAATCATGTTGCTGACGCTTATTCGAAATGCTCCGATATCGATGCTGCCTGTCGCctgtttgataaaatgtcCCAGAGAAACATATTTTCATGGACTGTCATAATTGCTGGATTGGCTAAGAATGGTTTGTTCCACGATGGGTTTGAGTTCTTCTGTGAAATGCAGAGTCAGGATATTTTCCCTGATCAGTTTGCTTATTCTGGTGTCTTACAGATATGCATTGGCCTGGAGTCCATTGAATTGGGCAAAATGGTTCATGCCCAGATTGTTATTAGAGGCTTTGCATCTCATACTTTCGTGTCTACTGCTCTTCTTAATATGTATGCAAAGTTACAAAAGATTGATGATTCATACGAGGTGTTTAACACCATGACTGAAGTCAATGTAGTCTCGTGGAATGCCATGATCTCAGGGTTCACATCAAATGGTCTTTACTCAGATGCTTTTGATCATTTTCTCAGAATGAAAGGAGAAGGAGTAACACCCGATGCTCAAACATTTATCAGCATTGCAAAAGCTATCGGTATGTTACGAGATGTGAACAAGGCGAAAGAAATTAGCCGTTATGCTTCTGAGTTGGGTATGGACTCTAATACTCTTGTGGGTACTGGCCTTATTGATATGCATTCTAAATGTGGATCTTTGCAAGAGGCAAGATCTATCTTTGACTCACATTTCACCAATTGTCGAGTTAATGGACCGTGGAATGCTATGATTTCGGGGTATTTACAGAGTGAGTTTAATGAAAAAGCCTTGGAATTGTTTGCCAAAATGTGTCTAAACAACGTACACTTGGACCGTTACACCTACTGTAGTGTATTTAATGCTATAGCTGCTTTGAAGTGTTTGTCGTTGGGAAAGAAGGTTCATGCCAGGGCTATAAAATCAGGATTGGAAGTGAATAATATAAGTATTTCCAATGCAGTGGCTAATGCTTATGCTAAATGTGGATCGCTGGAGGATTTAAGGAAGGTCTTTTACAGTATGGAAGAAAGAGATTTAGTATCTTGGACCACCCTAGTGACTGCTTACTCTCAATGTTCTGAATGGGACAAAGCAATAGAGATCTTCTCAAATATGAGAGAAGAAGGTTTTGCACCCAATCAATTTGCCTTTTCTAGCGTGCTTGTTTCATGTGCTAGCCTTTGCTTACTCGAGTACGGTCAGCAAGTCCATGGGGTCATTTGCAAGGTTGGCTTGGATATGGACAAATGCATACAAAGTGCTCTGATTGACATGTATGCCAAATGTGGCAGTCTGGCTGAGGCGAAGAAGGTTTTCGATAAAATCTCTGATGCTGATACAATTTCATGGACTGCTATAATAGCAGGTCATGCTCAACACGGTATGGTCGATGACGCCCTTCAACTCTTTAGGAGGATGGATCAGTTAGGTGTGGAGCCCAATGCTGTTACTTTTTTGTGTGTTCTATTTGCTTGTAGCCATGGAGGTCTGGTAGAGGAAGGCCTACAGTACTTCAAGCTAATGAAGGAAACCTATGGTTTGGTCCCAGGGATGGAGCATTATTCCTGTATTGTCGATCTCTTAAGTCGTGTGGGACGTCTAAATGATGCAAtggaatttataagtaagatgCCCATAGAGCCGAATGAAATGGTTTGGCAGACCTTGTTGGGGGCATGCAGGGTCCATGGTAATGTTGAATTGGGAGAGCTTGCTGCTCGGAAGATACGTTCTTTCAAAGCCGAAAACTCCGCCACCTATGTTCTTTTATCCAACACCTATATCGAATCAGGGAGTTACAAAGACGGACTTAGTTTGCGGAATGTGATGAAAGAGCAGGGCGTAAAAAAGGAACCAGGATGTAGTTGGATCGCTGTGAATGGTACTTTACATAAATTTTACGCAGGTGATCAACAACATccagaaaaagataaaatttatgcAAAGCTAGAAGAGTTGAGGTTGAAGGTCAATTCTTCGGATGATGTACCAGATTTGAGTTACGAGCTGTAA
- the LOC111808936 gene encoding uncharacterized protein LOC111808936 — protein MLNFAMASTNDRNGNGEIEVSNSKEGEAQNAFNFSTSQKVLLHDEVTQRRSPISITVVTPIKKSFFKFGSASARFQQIAKEKDDMSRSVRFSSGHHFRERLSEVLSKKIDWDSLLNMSKTWIRDPLNIALFIWIIGVAVSGAILFLVMTGMLNAALPKKSVRDVWFEVNNQILNALFTLMCLYQHPKRIYHLILLSRWKREDVTKLRKLYCKDGTYKPHEWTHMLVVIILLNVNCFAQYALCGLNLGYRRSQRPAIGVGICISVAIAAPAIAGVYTIISPLGKDYDSEIDEEAQLPNQTVNGDQQQPSRSKSLERRYSLATRDEHRIIETSPQWSGGILDFWDDISLAYLSLFCSFCVFGWNMERLGFGNMYVHIATFILFCMAPFWIFLLAAVNIDNETVRTLMAVTGIVLCVFGLLYGGFWRIQMRKRYNLPAYSFCFGKSAVADCTLWLFCCWCTLAQEARTGNSYDIVQEKFCRKQTEAWGSKQVHGEDNKSISGSPQANISSPSKIIAGGSPVPISKGYDSPQRAFTSVKEELEEGADKTMMPPSPPLIQREAT, from the exons ATGCTGAACTTTG CAATGGCCTCAACCAACGATAGAAATGGCAATGGTGAAATAGAAGTATCTAATAGCAAAGAAGGAGAAGCTCAAAATGCTTTCAACTTCTCTACATCTCAAAAAGTCCTATTGCATGATGAAGTCACACAAAGACGATCCCCTATCTCCATTACTGTGGTGACTCCTATTAAGAaaagtttcttcaaatttgGTTCAGCATCTGCTAGGTTCCAGCAGATTGCCAAGGAGAAGGACGACATGTCACGTTCTGTGCGTTTTTCAAGTGGTCATCATTTCCGAGAACGTCTAAGTGAAGTACTCTCTAAGAAAATTGATTGGGATTCACTCCTGAACATGAGCAAGACATGGATCAGAGACCCATTGAACATAGCTCTTTTCATTTGGATAATTGGTGTTGCTGTGTCTGGTGCAATCCTGTTCCTTGTCATGACCGGGATGTTAAACGCTGCATTGCCGAAAAAATCCGTAAGAGATGTTTGGTTTGAAGTCAATAATCAAATTCTGAATGCATTGTTTACACTTATGTGTCTGTACCAACATCCAAAACGGATCTACCATCTCATACTTTTATCTCGATGGAAACGCGAAGATGTTACTAAACTTAGAAAGCTTTACTGCAAGGATGGGACTTACAAGCCTCATGAATGGACGCATATGTTGGTGGTTATAATTCTCCTCAACGTGAACTGTTTTGCTCAGTATGCACTTTGTGGTCTGAATTTGGGTTACAGGAGATCTCAGCGTCCAGCCATAGGAGTAGGAATATGCATATCTGTTGCAATTGCTGCACCAGCCATCGCTGGTGTCTACACTATAATTAGCCCCTTGGGGAAGGATTATGATTCTGAAATCGACGAGGAAGCGCAGCTTCCAAATCAGACGGTTAATGGTGATCAACAGCAACCGTCTAGGTCGAAATCACTAGAGAGAAGATATTCGCTTGCAACAAGAGATGAGCACAGAATTATCGAGACGAGTCCACAGTGGAGTGGTGGAATACTCGACTTTTGGGATGATATATCTCTAGCATACCTTTCCCTTTTCTGTAGCTTTTGTGTATTTGGTTGGAATATGGAGAGACTAGGCTTTGGAAATATGTATGTCCATATTGCAACATTCATTCTGTTCTGTATGGCTCCTTTCTGGATTTTTCTCTTAGCTGCTGTAAACATTGATAACGAAACTGTTCGGACGCTTATGGCGGTCACCGGGATTGTTCTTTGTGTATTTGGTTTACTCTATGGCGGTTTTTGGCGGATACAGATGAGAAAGAGATACAATTTGCCAGCATATAGCTTTTGTTTTGGCAAGTCTGCTGTGGCTGACTGCACTCTATGGCTCTTCTGTTGTTGGTGCACTCTGGCACAAGAGGCACGCACTGGAAATTCATATGACATAGTACAAGAGAAGTTTTGCAGAAAACAAACAGAAGCATGGGGGAGTAAGCAGGTCCATGGTGAAGATAACAAATCCATTTCAGGTTCTCCACAGGCAAACATCTCCAGCCCATCTAAGATTATTGCAGGAGGGTCTCCTGTTCCCATCTCAAAGGGCTATGACAGTCCACAAAGGGCTTTTACTTCAGTGAAAGAGGAACTTGAAGAAGGTGCAGATAAAACTATGATGCCTCCTTCGCCTCCTTTGATTCAGAGAGAAGCGACGTAA
- the LOC111808930 gene encoding protein EARLY RESPONSIVE TO DEHYDRATION 15-like, which yields MDVVALTNSSSSVSMLNPNAPLFVPMAYRTVEDFSDQWWDLIQSSPWFREYWLQERFQDPQNDLSFPENDEIVLPDLENFLEDFACQQEEEELEFSKDLVPMGAFQWHKARTGAEVPRYAQKAPKIVNVKVTPRTIHQPR from the exons ATGGATGTGGTTGCTCTAACAAATTCGTCGTCTTCCGTTTCCATGTTGAATCCTAACGCTCCATTGTTCGTTCCGATGGCCTACAGGACGGTGGAGGATTTCTCCGACCAGTGGTGGGATCTCATCCAGTCGTCGCCGTGGTTTCGTGAGTACTGGCTTCAAGAGCGCTTTCAAGATCCTCAAAACGATCTTTCATTtccagaaaatgatgaaattgtcCTTCCGGATCTCGAGAATTTCCTCGAGGACTTCGCTTGTCAAC aggaagaggaggaattGGAGTTTTCCAAGGATTTGGTTCCAATGGGAGCGTTCCAATGGCATAAGGCTCGAACTGGAGCGGAGGTTCCTAGGTATGCTCAAAAGGCCCCCAAAATCGTGAACGTGAAAGTAACTCCGAGGACGATTCACCAACCGCGATAG